One segment of Rhodopirellula baltica SH 1 DNA contains the following:
- a CDS encoding polyprenyl synthetase family protein, whose amino-acid sequence MIGLSTGSPSLPASIPPNENASSDVSVPGTSSGRRRKTSHLKEVPETLAMRESLRDRCAQVAAKLDRSHPMTKDEMEQISRRMLEEADLPESYLGWVMVMISSEFWADALASVPPERRLFLLPHCLKHAEGCPAEYDQFGMNCKECGACSIADFRSIAEDMGYRVLVAEGSPVVMKIIVGGYVDAVVGVACLNVLEKAIDKVLLAGIPCMAVPLLSSDCRNTKVDEPWVEQMIRTPYKPAAAKTKSYVHLMRAAGLLFEDTLFERLAPRQRESHLGGEGGNAYSPGTRMLGATPSENGARPAVTPEQLEGIDPIAATETIALDFLARGGKHSRPFITLAAYDAMMGGDGTGADGEDVLNRVPDAVRRAALSIETFHKASLVHDDIEDGDAFRYGQPAVHQRFGTATAINVGDYLIGLGYRLLSRNMMGDDVDAGTRVDLLDSLAAAHVRLSEGQGAELLWRDAKDRRLTPLDALKIYALKTSPAFEAALYSGVRMAGDASALIDPIRKFSRNLGVAFQIINDLNDWAGDDSNKLTAGADVIGGRPTLLWALALQHLDDEDKQTLLALAEPDCELSDRERLTTVRRLYEKANVFEMSLQLIDKHQARAEQVADEIENESLRRLLYFLVDTVLERPESAGSSEEAEQSSSPAVVKIGVVAR is encoded by the coding sequence GTGATTGGCTTGTCGACCGGATCCCCCTCCCTTCCCGCTTCTATCCCGCCGAATGAGAACGCATCGAGCGATGTGTCTGTTCCGGGAACCTCCTCGGGGCGTCGTCGAAAGACGAGCCATTTAAAGGAGGTGCCAGAAACATTGGCGATGCGGGAAAGCTTGCGAGATCGATGCGCGCAAGTGGCTGCCAAACTGGACCGTTCTCATCCGATGACCAAGGATGAAATGGAACAGATCTCTCGCCGAATGCTCGAAGAGGCTGATTTGCCCGAGAGCTATCTGGGCTGGGTGATGGTGATGATCAGCAGCGAGTTTTGGGCCGACGCGCTCGCCTCGGTACCGCCGGAACGACGACTGTTTTTGCTTCCTCACTGTTTGAAGCACGCCGAAGGTTGTCCTGCCGAATACGACCAATTCGGCATGAATTGCAAAGAATGCGGTGCCTGCAGCATCGCGGATTTCCGCTCGATCGCCGAAGACATGGGCTACCGAGTGTTGGTGGCCGAAGGTTCACCGGTCGTCATGAAGATCATCGTTGGCGGGTACGTTGACGCGGTTGTCGGTGTGGCTTGTTTGAACGTTTTGGAAAAAGCGATCGACAAAGTTTTGCTGGCGGGAATTCCCTGCATGGCCGTGCCGTTGCTGTCCAGTGATTGTCGCAACACCAAGGTCGACGAGCCTTGGGTGGAGCAGATGATTCGCACGCCGTACAAACCTGCCGCTGCGAAAACAAAGAGTTACGTTCACTTGATGCGTGCGGCTGGATTGCTGTTCGAGGACACTTTGTTCGAACGATTGGCGCCGCGGCAGCGGGAAAGTCATCTGGGTGGCGAAGGTGGCAACGCCTATTCACCCGGTACACGGATGTTGGGTGCGACACCGTCGGAGAACGGAGCACGTCCTGCTGTGACTCCCGAGCAACTTGAAGGCATCGATCCGATCGCGGCGACGGAGACGATCGCTCTCGACTTCCTGGCTCGCGGCGGCAAACATTCGCGTCCGTTCATCACTTTGGCAGCCTACGATGCCATGATGGGTGGCGATGGCACCGGAGCCGACGGAGAGGATGTGCTCAATCGCGTGCCGGATGCGGTTCGTCGTGCCGCGCTCAGCATTGAAACATTCCACAAGGCCAGCCTTGTCCACGACGACATCGAAGACGGCGACGCGTTCCGATACGGGCAGCCGGCTGTGCATCAGCGATTTGGGACCGCGACGGCGATCAACGTTGGCGATTACCTCATCGGACTTGGGTATCGTTTGCTCAGTCGAAACATGATGGGCGACGATGTTGATGCGGGAACAAGAGTTGATTTGCTGGACTCCTTGGCCGCCGCCCACGTTCGATTGTCTGAGGGACAGGGGGCGGAGTTGCTTTGGCGAGACGCGAAGGATCGGCGTCTAACACCATTGGACGCTCTCAAAATTTACGCGTTGAAAACTTCGCCCGCGTTTGAGGCTGCTCTTTACAGCGGCGTGCGGATGGCCGGCGATGCATCGGCATTGATTGATCCGATTCGCAAATTCAGTCGCAACCTGGGTGTGGCGTTCCAGATCATCAACGACTTGAATGACTGGGCCGGTGACGATTCCAACAAGCTGACTGCGGGTGCCGATGTAATCGGTGGGCGTCCAACGCTGCTTTGGGCGTTGGCACTGCAACATTTGGATGACGAAGACAAACAGACTTTGCTCGCTTTGGCGGAACCTGATTGCGAATTGTCTGATCGCGAACGTTTGACCACGGTACGCCGGTTGTACGAGAAGGCAAACGTGTTCGAGATGAGTTTGCAATTGATCGACAAACACCAAGCTCGAGCGGAACAAGTCGCGGACGAAATCGAGAATGAAAGTCTGCGGCGTCTGCTGTACTTCTTGGTCGACACCGTCCTGGAACGACCTGAGTCAGCCGGGTCCAGCGAGGAAGCCGAACAGTCGAGCTCGCCCGCCGTCGTCAAGATTGGTGTGGTCGCTCGATAG
- a CDS encoding alpha/beta hydrolase, whose amino-acid sequence MKLISPRRLSLTTPLTDSGQKMSDPFASRMRSYPTQEPSSASPDWRRRPLSIVTPLHYTPSYDYPLVVWLHHRGHNELQVEQVLPHVSVRNYVGVGVRGTQATDVRGWGFDWSEGASSIAAAREAVIEAIEHAQAELSIHSDRILIAGYGSGATMACRIALMEPERFGGVAMMGGQFPSSQSVMREYHRLRERRLPILWQQAINGVDDCPDQLKRGILAAESIRARVEIRQYRGDDVMNAVALRDIDQWCFDTIVQPRTKSTAENSTVRPTEGLSPIDFSAN is encoded by the coding sequence GTGAAACTAATTTCCCCTCGTCGCCTTTCGCTGACTACTCCATTGACCGATTCAGGACAAAAGATGAGCGACCCGTTTGCAAGCCGAATGCGCTCGTATCCGACTCAGGAGCCTTCTTCGGCAAGTCCCGATTGGCGTCGCCGGCCTTTGTCGATCGTCACTCCGCTGCATTACACGCCGTCCTACGATTATCCTTTGGTGGTTTGGCTTCATCACCGCGGTCACAATGAATTGCAGGTGGAGCAAGTTCTGCCGCATGTCAGCGTTCGCAATTATGTTGGCGTTGGTGTTCGAGGTACCCAGGCCACCGATGTTCGCGGATGGGGATTTGATTGGTCCGAAGGGGCTTCTTCGATCGCCGCGGCTCGCGAAGCCGTGATCGAAGCGATCGAGCATGCTCAGGCCGAGTTGTCGATTCACTCTGATCGAATCTTGATCGCTGGATACGGCAGCGGCGCCACGATGGCCTGCCGAATTGCATTGATGGAGCCGGAGCGATTCGGTGGAGTTGCGATGATGGGTGGGCAATTCCCGTCCAGCCAAAGCGTTATGCGAGAGTATCATCGACTGCGTGAACGTCGACTTCCGATCCTTTGGCAACAAGCGATCAACGGCGTTGATGATTGCCCCGATCAACTGAAGCGTGGCATCTTGGCGGCGGAATCCATTCGGGCTCGTGTTGAAATTCGGCAGTACCGAGGCGATGATGTGATGAACGCGGTGGCGTTGCGTGACATTGACCAATGGTGTTTTGATACCATCGTGCAACCACGCACCAAGTCCACCGCGGAAAATTCGACGGTTCGTCCCACCGAGGGATTGTCACCGATCGATTTCTCCGCCAATTGA
- a CDS encoding response regulator transcription factor codes for MNTPAQSDSSTSTAKILVVDDDAEIIESVSYALESNGYKVVVARDGNQALALAECEKPQLMILDMMMPKRSGFLVLEKMRRENELPVPVIMITGNEGSRHQAYAELLGVSEYIRKPFAIEKLLEAVDRLLK; via the coding sequence ATGAACACCCCTGCCCAGTCAGACAGCTCCACCTCGACCGCGAAAATCCTTGTTGTCGATGATGACGCGGAAATCATCGAGTCCGTTTCCTACGCGTTGGAATCCAACGGCTACAAAGTGGTGGTCGCCCGAGATGGCAACCAAGCACTCGCCCTAGCCGAGTGCGAAAAACCACAGTTGATGATCTTGGACATGATGATGCCCAAGCGAAGTGGATTCTTGGTGCTCGAAAAGATGCGGCGAGAAAATGAATTGCCGGTTCCGGTCATCATGATCACGGGCAACGAGGGCAGTCGCCATCAAGCGTACGCGGAGTTGCTGGGCGTGAGCGAATACATCCGCAAGCCATTCGCAATTGAAAAACTGCTGGAAGCGGTCGATCGATTGCTGAAGTAG
- a CDS encoding galactitol-1-phosphate 5-dehydrogenase: MKALLLTEYKNMQVTDVDEPEVGPDDVLVQVEACGICGSDIHGYDGSTGRRIPPLVMGHEAAGVVVQVGENVRDLELGARVTFDSMVSCGNCEFCREGHGNLCDNRMVLGVSCGDYRRHGAFAERISVPRRIVYRLPDTLPFEHAALVEAVSVAVHAAEVTPIKLGDTAVVVGAGMIGLLAVQAVRAAGATQVIAVDLNDKRLETAGTLGADVLLRADQVDVPEKVRELTGGRGADVALEVVGATPTVKTAIESVRKGGAVTLVGNVSPTIELPLQSVVTREIRLQGTCGCNGEYPQCIDLMNRGVINVEPLITAKISLADGPKWFDRLHAGDAEQMKVLVCPRSE; encoded by the coding sequence ATGAAGGCATTGTTGCTGACCGAATACAAAAACATGCAGGTGACGGATGTGGATGAGCCCGAGGTGGGCCCAGATGACGTTTTGGTCCAAGTCGAAGCGTGTGGGATCTGCGGCAGTGACATTCATGGATACGATGGCAGCACCGGGCGTCGTATCCCGCCTTTGGTGATGGGGCACGAGGCTGCCGGGGTGGTGGTTCAGGTCGGCGAAAACGTCCGCGATTTGGAACTCGGAGCCCGCGTCACGTTTGATTCGATGGTGTCCTGCGGAAACTGTGAGTTTTGTCGCGAAGGGCACGGGAACCTTTGTGACAACCGAATGGTTCTCGGCGTTTCCTGTGGTGATTACCGACGTCATGGTGCGTTCGCGGAACGCATCTCGGTTCCGCGTCGGATAGTCTATCGATTACCCGACACTTTGCCCTTCGAACACGCAGCTTTGGTCGAAGCGGTCAGCGTCGCGGTCCATGCAGCGGAAGTCACTCCGATCAAGCTAGGTGATACCGCCGTTGTGGTTGGTGCTGGCATGATCGGATTGTTGGCTGTGCAAGCCGTGCGAGCAGCGGGTGCGACGCAGGTCATCGCGGTGGATCTAAACGACAAACGCCTGGAAACAGCCGGAACGTTGGGAGCCGACGTGTTGTTGCGAGCCGATCAAGTGGACGTGCCGGAAAAGGTTCGCGAACTGACCGGTGGCCGCGGGGCAGACGTGGCATTGGAAGTCGTCGGTGCGACGCCGACGGTCAAAACAGCGATTGAATCCGTTCGCAAGGGTGGAGCGGTCACGTTGGTCGGCAACGTCTCGCCGACGATCGAATTGCCTTTGCAGTCAGTCGTTACGCGAGAAATTCGATTGCAGGGCACATGTGGTTGCAACGGTGAATACCCACAGTGCATCGATTTGATGAATCGCGGCGTCATCAACGTTGAACCTTTGATCACGGCCAAAATTTCTTTGGCGGACGGTCCCAAATGGTTTGACCGCCTGCACGCCGGTGATGCGGAGCAAATGAAGGTGTTGGTTTGTCCTCGTTCGGAGTGA
- a CDS encoding tetratricopeptide repeat protein produces the protein MNQRWRVPRNGLVVVSALAIALIGLGRAVPAQEDAAVVETTSEVDTSDETASEAAPVYSNFREAYSAAFRFREAGDFQAAKVALQSAIELATRDREIADAHRTLISVHSELGDQDKMFESLEYVVENAPYPAFASLSIGSVNAIARRKGWVNEMKARYEKQLENDPKDRTALVIMEAYTYNVARDHAKRGEYIDRLLKLNEEEGKPLDVELMINRAFCDRLTRDFESAAKRYEAVSKESEDVRAYCLMEAAYCWENAGNKKKALKAALAADANGPDKRAKRSLYQWHRTLADLFLTHLKKDEAIKHFEAALEEANIDAYRDQCREKLRIANALKDS, from the coding sequence ATGAACCAACGTTGGAGAGTGCCACGAAATGGATTGGTTGTCGTTTCCGCCCTTGCGATCGCACTGATCGGATTGGGCCGAGCCGTCCCCGCCCAGGAAGATGCCGCAGTTGTCGAAACCACGTCGGAAGTTGACACTTCCGACGAGACCGCGAGTGAGGCAGCGCCCGTTTACAGCAATTTTCGCGAAGCGTATTCGGCGGCATTTCGATTTCGGGAAGCGGGCGATTTCCAGGCCGCAAAGGTAGCCTTGCAGTCCGCCATCGAACTGGCCACACGAGATCGCGAGATAGCGGATGCCCATCGCACCTTGATCTCAGTGCATTCGGAGCTTGGTGATCAAGACAAGATGTTCGAGTCGCTTGAGTATGTGGTTGAGAACGCTCCCTACCCCGCGTTTGCTTCTTTGTCGATTGGATCGGTCAACGCGATTGCGAGACGGAAGGGCTGGGTCAACGAAATGAAAGCTCGCTATGAAAAGCAGCTGGAAAATGATCCGAAGGATCGTACCGCTCTCGTGATCATGGAAGCGTATACCTACAACGTGGCACGTGATCACGCCAAACGCGGCGAGTACATCGATCGATTGCTGAAGCTCAATGAGGAGGAAGGCAAGCCACTCGATGTTGAGCTGATGATCAATCGTGCTTTCTGCGATCGATTGACCCGTGATTTCGAATCGGCGGCGAAACGTTATGAGGCGGTGTCGAAAGAGTCCGAAGATGTGAGAGCGTATTGTTTGATGGAAGCCGCCTATTGTTGGGAGAACGCGGGGAACAAGAAGAAAGCTTTGAAGGCCGCCCTGGCTGCCGATGCAAACGGGCCGGACAAACGAGCAAAACGCAGTCTGTATCAGTGGCACCGGACGCTCGCCGATTTGTTCTTGACTCATCTGAAGAAGGACGAAGCAATCAAGCACTTCGAAGCTGCTTTGGAGGAAGCCAATATTGATGCGTATCGAGATCAGTGCCGCGAAAAGTTGCGAATCGCGAATGCACTGAAGGACTCGTGA
- a CDS encoding type II secretion system F family protein: protein MFTYSIAPELIGFLSPVTLTTIAIFASVTSFAWFVLSKVGGDDQAPAESRLERMKDAKRGIRDIAADEKQRTKNEALTEALEKAATPIASSVSGNEEEMGKLREKLINAGFRRESAPVIFKLIQLVCTGVGLMLGGVTGAVLDGLTQGMIIKLLLGMIGGFMIPSLILGFMASKRREKIFLGLPDALDLMVVCVEAGLGLDQALRKVAEEMQKSHKAIGEEFSISNHQLQLGSPRSEVLSGLGYRSGVDDLKQLASILIQADKFGSSVAQALRVQSDSMRTKRRQIAEEKAAKTAVKMIFPLVLFIFPGIFVVLVGPAAINMYRQMLQ from the coding sequence ATGTTCACATACTCAATCGCTCCTGAACTCATCGGCTTCCTCAGTCCGGTGACGTTGACCACCATCGCGATTTTTGCTTCGGTGACATCGTTCGCTTGGTTTGTCCTCAGTAAAGTGGGCGGCGACGACCAGGCTCCCGCGGAATCACGCTTGGAACGAATGAAAGATGCCAAACGTGGCATCCGCGACATCGCCGCTGATGAAAAGCAACGCACAAAGAACGAAGCTCTGACCGAAGCACTTGAGAAAGCGGCAACGCCAATCGCCAGTTCGGTCTCAGGCAACGAAGAAGAAATGGGTAAGCTTCGTGAAAAGCTGATCAACGCTGGCTTTCGCCGCGAAAGTGCTCCCGTCATCTTCAAACTCATTCAGCTGGTTTGCACCGGCGTCGGGCTCATGCTCGGTGGTGTCACGGGCGCCGTCTTGGACGGTCTGACTCAGGGCATGATCATCAAACTGTTGCTCGGCATGATCGGCGGCTTCATGATCCCTTCGTTGATCTTGGGTTTCATGGCCAGCAAACGTCGCGAAAAGATTTTCTTGGGTCTTCCCGATGCGTTGGACTTGATGGTCGTCTGCGTGGAAGCCGGCTTGGGTCTCGACCAAGCACTCCGCAAGGTGGCCGAAGAAATGCAGAAGAGCCACAAAGCGATCGGCGAAGAATTTTCGATCTCCAACCACCAGTTGCAACTCGGCAGCCCCCGAAGCGAAGTGCTTTCAGGATTGGGTTACCGCAGCGGCGTCGACGACTTGAAGCAACTTGCATCGATCCTGATCCAGGCTGACAAGTTTGGATCCAGTGTGGCTCAAGCCCTTCGGGTTCAAAGCGATTCGATGCGAACCAAACGTCGTCAAATCGCCGAAGAAAAAGCCGCGAAGACGGCCGTGAAGATGATCTTCCCGCTAGTGCTGTTCATCTTCCCCGGCATTTTTGTGGTGCTCGTTGGACCAGCCGCGATCAATATGTATCGCCAAATGCTTCAGTGA
- a CDS encoding CpaF family protein: MRQAAPPQRPEANRQEQFEQIKRRIHGKLVDKLDLSRVGDLQGDTLKREIRMVVEHLCDAEDTLLNRQERERIVDEVLDETFGLGPLELILKDPKVSDILINGPKNIYVEKGGQMQKTDVEFRDGKHLLQIIDRIVSKVGRRVDETCPMVDARLDDGSRVNAIIPPLALDGAAVSIRRFGSNPLRLEDLLNYRAFTPEMVMLLEGCIKARLNMIIAGGTGSGKTTLLNTLSSFIGHEDRIVTIEDAAELQLQQDHVVRLETRPPNIEGNGAVTATDLVKNALRMRPERIIIGECRGGETLDMLQAMNTGHDGSLTTIHANTPRDAIARLETLVMMSGFELPVKAIRQQVSGAVDVLIQANRLQGGPRRVTAITEVVGMEQDTIILQDIYRFNQKGINAEGKAHGQFVCSGVRPSFMDKLEAAGVRLPASAFRERVMMDA, translated from the coding sequence ATGCGACAAGCAGCGCCTCCCCAACGTCCCGAAGCGAATCGCCAAGAACAATTCGAGCAAATCAAACGCCGTATCCACGGTAAGTTGGTCGACAAGCTGGATCTATCGCGTGTCGGTGACCTCCAAGGCGACACGCTCAAACGTGAAATCCGCATGGTGGTTGAACATCTATGCGATGCCGAAGACACACTACTGAACCGTCAAGAGCGTGAGCGAATCGTTGACGAAGTTTTGGACGAAACCTTTGGCCTCGGTCCATTGGAATTGATCCTGAAAGACCCGAAAGTCAGCGACATTCTGATCAACGGCCCCAAGAACATTTATGTCGAGAAGGGCGGCCAAATGCAGAAGACCGACGTGGAATTCCGCGACGGCAAACACCTTCTGCAAATCATTGACCGAATCGTGAGTAAAGTCGGCCGCCGCGTCGACGAAACTTGCCCAATGGTTGACGCTCGATTGGACGACGGTTCGCGGGTCAACGCGATCATTCCTCCGCTGGCACTCGATGGTGCAGCGGTTTCGATTCGTCGTTTCGGCAGCAATCCACTGCGTCTGGAAGACCTGTTGAATTACCGAGCGTTCACGCCTGAAATGGTGATGTTGCTCGAAGGCTGTATCAAAGCTCGCCTGAACATGATCATCGCCGGTGGTACCGGTTCTGGTAAGACAACGCTACTGAACACACTGTCGTCGTTCATCGGCCACGAAGACCGAATCGTGACGATCGAAGACGCGGCTGAACTTCAGCTGCAACAAGACCATGTTGTCCGTTTGGAAACACGACCACCCAACATTGAAGGCAACGGAGCGGTCACCGCGACTGACCTGGTCAAGAACGCCCTGCGGATGCGTCCCGAGCGAATCATCATCGGCGAATGCCGTGGCGGCGAAACGCTGGACATGTTGCAGGCCATGAACACGGGTCACGACGGGTCGCTCACAACGATTCACGCCAACACGCCTCGTGACGCCATCGCTCGTTTGGAAACGTTGGTGATGATGTCCGGTTTCGAATTGCCGGTCAAAGCCATCCGCCAACAAGTCAGCGGTGCGGTGGATGTTTTGATTCAAGCCAACCGACTGCAGGGTGGACCTCGTCGCGTTACCGCCATCACCGAAGTTGTCGGGATGGAACAAGACACGATCATCCTGCAAGACATCTATCGATTCAACCAAAAAGGCATCAACGCCGAAGGCAAAGCCCACGGGCAATTTGTCTGCAGCGGTGTTCGCCCAAGCTTCATGGACAAACTCGAAGCCGCCGGCGTGCGATTGCCCGCCAGTGCTTTCCGTGAACGAGTCATGATGGACGCCTAA
- a CDS encoding prenyltransferase/squalene oxidase repeat-containing protein, with product MAVVENSVSEVLDRRELRGTLDLLRGELLAQRTKDGHWTGELSASALSTATAISAMSAAVRSGKLAGADKAALLEQIQSGRRWLADQQNDDGGFGDTDRSHSNIATSYLVLAAWTLSDQVTGETTDANAISRLRNWIQLAGELDGLRRRYGKDKTFVVPILTNMAIAGLVPWKKVSALPFEAAVVPQSMYRFVGMPVVSYAVPALVAIGQVKFLEGGGCLPPWSLVRRAAIEPSMKVLRSMQPSSGGYLEATPLTAFVVMSLSASGRADHEVTQNGLRFLRDSMLPDGSWPIDTNLANWATSLATTALTMDPDDDRSWSTNELIQWQRGCQYQERHPFTGADPGGWGWTDLTGSVPDADDTPGAIISLRMQATTRPDPLCDDYSRDWPASDSSGSVSANALDTWKACDRGVDWLLGLQNRDGGWPTFCRGWGKLPFDRSSNDLTAHALRAIACLPKRESAKRSRAVQRGLRFLRKNQQADGSWLPLWFGNQDRPEEDNPIYGTSRVLVDVSPALGHDAISRGLYYLINSQNSDGGWGGGESVRETFGLPEGFISSVEETALAVEALVSWWGRIPGNEGGQAAENDIPDGSPWDASMRSALRAAILSGTRWLIDAVQRERHQVAWPIGFYFAKLWYYERLYPLVYTTAALGRVMQRDELLR from the coding sequence ATGGCTGTTGTTGAGAATTCCGTGAGCGAAGTGTTGGACCGACGCGAATTGCGTGGGACGTTGGATCTTTTGCGTGGCGAGTTGCTGGCGCAGCGAACGAAGGATGGACACTGGACCGGCGAATTGTCCGCTTCGGCGTTGTCAACCGCGACTGCGATCAGCGCGATGAGTGCTGCGGTCCGATCGGGCAAGTTGGCTGGCGCGGACAAAGCCGCTTTGTTGGAGCAAATTCAAAGCGGGCGGCGATGGCTCGCGGATCAGCAGAACGACGATGGTGGGTTTGGCGATACGGATCGTAGTCATAGCAACATCGCCACCAGTTATCTGGTACTCGCAGCGTGGACTTTGTCTGATCAAGTCACGGGGGAGACGACCGATGCAAACGCGATTTCGCGATTGCGGAACTGGATTCAGCTTGCCGGTGAGTTGGATGGGCTGCGACGCAGGTATGGCAAGGACAAGACATTTGTCGTTCCAATTTTGACCAACATGGCGATCGCGGGGTTGGTGCCTTGGAAGAAGGTTTCGGCGTTGCCGTTCGAGGCGGCGGTGGTCCCTCAATCGATGTATCGGTTTGTGGGGATGCCCGTCGTCAGTTACGCGGTGCCGGCTCTTGTCGCGATTGGACAAGTGAAGTTTCTCGAAGGGGGCGGCTGTTTGCCGCCGTGGTCGTTGGTTCGGCGAGCGGCGATCGAGCCGTCCATGAAGGTGTTGCGTTCGATGCAGCCTTCCAGTGGTGGGTACCTCGAAGCCACGCCGCTAACCGCATTTGTGGTGATGTCATTGTCGGCGAGCGGACGTGCGGATCACGAAGTCACGCAAAACGGGCTGCGTTTCTTGCGGGATTCAATGTTGCCTGATGGCAGTTGGCCGATCGACACGAATCTTGCGAATTGGGCGACCTCCTTGGCAACCACCGCTTTGACGATGGATCCTGATGACGATCGGTCTTGGTCGACCAATGAACTGATCCAGTGGCAACGAGGTTGTCAGTATCAAGAACGTCATCCGTTCACGGGAGCTGACCCGGGGGGCTGGGGGTGGACGGATTTAACGGGATCAGTACCGGACGCTGATGACACTCCCGGTGCAATCATTTCACTTCGAATGCAGGCGACCACCCGGCCAGATCCGTTGTGCGATGACTACTCCAGGGATTGGCCGGCATCGGATTCGTCTGGTTCGGTATCTGCAAATGCGTTGGATACTTGGAAAGCGTGCGATCGGGGTGTCGATTGGTTGTTGGGACTGCAGAATCGAGACGGGGGTTGGCCGACGTTTTGTCGGGGATGGGGCAAGTTGCCTTTTGACCGCAGCAGCAACGACTTAACAGCCCATGCTTTGAGAGCGATCGCTTGTTTGCCAAAACGTGAATCGGCGAAACGATCACGAGCGGTGCAGCGTGGGCTTCGGTTCCTGCGGAAGAATCAGCAAGCCGATGGTTCGTGGTTGCCACTGTGGTTTGGCAATCAGGATCGGCCGGAGGAAGACAATCCGATTTATGGCACATCGCGGGTGTTGGTCGACGTCAGTCCAGCATTGGGGCACGACGCAATCTCGCGAGGGTTGTATTATTTAATCAACAGCCAAAACAGTGACGGGGGGTGGGGTGGCGGCGAATCCGTTCGCGAAACTTTTGGATTGCCCGAGGGTTTCATCAGTTCCGTGGAAGAAACGGCGCTTGCGGTGGAGGCGTTGGTCAGTTGGTGGGGCCGAATTCCCGGGAATGAGGGCGGGCAGGCCGCTGAAAACGACATTCCCGATGGAAGCCCATGGGATGCGTCGATGCGTTCCGCACTGCGAGCGGCTATACTTTCGGGCACCCGCTGGCTGATCGATGCCGTGCAACGCGAGCGTCACCAGGTGGCTTGGCCGATCGGGTTTTATTTTGCCAAACTTTGGTATTACGAACGGCTTTACCCGTTGGTCTACACGACCGCGGCGTTGGGCCGGGTTATGCAACGCGACGAACTACTTAGGTGA
- a CDS encoding type II secretion system F family protein: MSSIIIIVAAGVFVASLIAFGASVLMPSEETTATEDRLTQLAHGKRGAESDSSTPSFLLNDLDDATGLLKTITDRIPAVHKILEQADIDLTVTKFAMICGGCFAAGMVLCVVTPIPILLGPIVGATFVGAPVFYVMFKRKRRLKRFGEQIPEALELLGRSLRAGHSLNAGFGLVGDEMEAPLATEFRRCFEEQKFGIPLDESIEDMAERVPNMDLRFFATAVILQRQTGGDLSEILDKIGHLVRERLQILGTIQALTGEGRMSGAVLLALPPVLFLVMLKINAEYVLMLFTDELGRMALGMALVTQVLGALAIKKIITIKV; the protein is encoded by the coding sequence ATGTCATCCATCATCATCATCGTCGCCGCCGGGGTCTTTGTTGCCTCGCTCATCGCGTTCGGTGCATCTGTTTTGATGCCCTCGGAAGAAACGACCGCGACAGAAGATCGCTTGACTCAGCTCGCCCACGGAAAACGTGGCGCAGAGTCTGATAGCAGCACGCCGTCGTTCTTGCTGAATGACCTGGATGATGCGACGGGGTTGCTGAAGACAATCACGGACCGCATCCCTGCGGTCCACAAGATCCTTGAACAGGCAGACATCGACCTCACCGTTACAAAATTCGCGATGATTTGCGGTGGCTGCTTTGCCGCGGGCATGGTGCTGTGCGTCGTCACTCCCATTCCGATTCTGCTCGGGCCAATCGTGGGTGCCACGTTTGTGGGTGCTCCCGTCTTCTACGTGATGTTCAAACGCAAACGTCGCCTAAAACGTTTCGGCGAACAAATTCCCGAAGCACTCGAATTGCTCGGTCGTTCGCTTCGTGCTGGTCACTCGCTCAACGCTGGCTTTGGTTTGGTCGGCGACGAAATGGAAGCTCCTTTGGCAACCGAATTCCGTCGTTGCTTTGAAGAACAAAAGTTCGGCATTCCCTTGGACGAATCCATCGAAGACATGGCGGAACGTGTCCCCAACATGGACCTTCGATTTTTCGCCACCGCTGTGATTTTGCAGCGTCAAACCGGGGGTGACTTGAGTGAAATCCTCGACAAGATCGGACACCTCGTCCGTGAACGATTGCAGATTCTTGGAACGATCCAAGCCCTCACCGGGGAAGGCCGAATGAGTGGTGCTGTGCTGCTCGCCCTGCCGCCGGTTTTGTTCCTGGTCATGTTGAAAATCAACGCTGAATACGTGTTGATGCTCTTCACGGACGAACTCGGACGAATGGCATTGGGTATGGCTTTGGTCACTCAAGTGCTGGGAGCATTGGCGATCAAGAAGATCATCACGATCAAAGTCTAG